The genomic region GACCTTGTATCATCAAGATATGCGAGTCCCAACTGTGCACTTCCGTTTCTTGCGGCAAGTTTAAGCGCAACGATGTTCCCTGCTGTAGGTCCACCCGTTCTCTCAGACTGTGCAGTCCAAGTTGAACCGTTCCATATACGATAATAAAATGTTGTCTTTCCTCCTGATATCCTTCCTCGATATGCAACCATTGCCCTACCCGTTGACTGCTCATAGGCAATATCAAACCGCGGAACATTTCCATCACCAAGAGAAACATTCCAATCCGCAACCCAAGACACTCCATCAGTAGAGTGATATACACGCAGAAGGCCGGCCGTATCCTGTACGCCAAGCACAAACTCTTTTGTCAGCGGATCACTGCGTACTATGATGAATTTCGCATCCACTCCACCGATTGCAACCGAGGGGGGACCCAGCACACCCTTGGCCTCACTATGGAAACGTTGCATCACATCGCCACCACTTGACCACAACACTGGTCCTTCATCGGTCAATGCAAAAACACTTGAGGGCTGCATACCAAAAAGCACAACAAGGAGTCCTGAGAAAAATATTGTACGAAATAATTTTTTCATATTAACTTTCTACACGCGTCACCACTACTGCGCCGTTCTCATTCACTACCGCTTGCAATCGCGTAGTACCATATCCAAGCACAAATGTTGTCGTTGATGCAGAACCTGTAAGTGGCGCAAACTCGATGCTTTTTGGGTTACTCGATGGATCGAGCCACGAGACTCCAAAAGGAAGCATATGGGTCTCCGTCTGAAATACTTCAGCAGAAAGATCACGCGTCGTCGTAGCATAAAATTCCCATGTCATGTTTTGAGGAACAGCACGTACGCCCCATGTCATACCTCGATCACCAACAATCGCTCTTCCACGCGCAGCTTCAATATCAGCAACGAATGATTTCATCGTACTTCCTGCTGCTACTTCTACGATTGATGAGCGAAAATAACTCACTCCTGCAGCAGAAAGTATTGCAATGACGGCAATAACGAGGAGGACTTCAAGAATAGTGAATCCTCGTGATGAATTGTGAAATTGAATAATCATGATCTTTTTTCCGAAATAATTAGCAGCCAGTACAGAGCTGTAGCGTATCCCCCACTTGAATATTGCTTCTCCCCGAAATCGGTACAGTTGCGGTTTCGCAGTATGCGGAACTTGAACCAGTGACCCCCCATGCAGTCTGCCCACAAACGATATTGCGCCATCTCGTGATGATGGTCTGGAGCCTGAGCGATTCACCCTTCCCCCAGGTTACCGTACCGTCGATAACAAGCGCACCGGCATCATTACGAGAGCTCGTCGTCGCGGTAAGTGTGAGGGGTGTAAGTGTACCCCCTATGGCCCTCGTGGCATCACGTACTGTGAATGATCGTTCATAAGCGACCCCATCGAGGGTAACCGTTGCAGAGCCTGTTGCAACCTGCAGCTGCCCGCCAACCTGTGAAATTGCATACGGGACACCACGAGAAAGCGAACCAATGTTATCCCAATGCTCCTCTGAGGATGCACGCACGAGAGTGAGCAATTCTTCAAGCATGGCAGTACCTCCCGCCCGTGTGCGTGATGCCTTCTCACTCACAAAACCAACCGAAAGCGCTTGTGCAATAATCGTCGAAATGGCAAGAAACAACGCAAGTGCAATAAGCACCTCTATGAGAAGAACACCTCCTTGCTGCTGTCTAAGTGACGTTTGCATGCTAGGCAACTTTTGTCATCAGCTGATAAATTGGCAACAAAATACTCATCGAAATCAGTCCAACTACGGCCCCCATCGCAAGTAAGAGTATTGGCTCAAGGAGCGTCGTCATGTTACGTAAGAGATAATCAACTTCATCATCATAGAATTCTGATACTTCTACAAGAATGTCCCCAAGCTTCCCAGTCTCCTCACCTACACGAGTGAGACCCACTACAATATTTGGAAACAACTCGGGATATTTTTCGAGCTCAACAGAAAGTGGTGCACCACCCATCACCGCGGTGCGCGTAGTCAATGTCGCACGCTGCATTGCGAGATGCCCAACACTTCCCGCCGTAGTCTCAAGTGCTTCCATCATAGGGATTCCCGCAATGAGCAAGTTTCCGAGCGTGCGCGTAAAGCGTACAAGCGCTACTCCATGAACTACCGTGCGCGCAACGGGAGTGCGCTCGAGAATTTGAGCAAAAACAGATTTTCCACTTGGAGATTTTCGAAACCACACAATAACCGCAGTAATTAAAAGAAGAATAATTCCATCAAGCCAAATGCTATATGCGAAAAGGTTTGAAATAGCGAGCACTATGCGGGTAAGAATTGGTAGCGTCACCCCCGACTGAGTGAACGCACCCGAAAGACGAGGAAGCACAAATACCATCAGGAGCAGCACAACAAGCAGAGAGCCCACGACGAGAATAAGTGGATAGACAAGCGCGGCACGCACACGCTGTCGCAAGCCAAAGTCACGCTTTAGATATTCTGAAATTAGCGCAAGTGTCTTCCCTAGTGTTCCCGAAATCTCACCCGAGCGGAGCAAACCAATGAATGCGGGATTGAAATACTCTTTGTACGGAGTGAATGCCACTGAAAGCGTCGCACCGCCGCGCACTGATGCTTCAACTCCAGCGATCATGTCACGCATACCGGAAT from Candidatus Paceibacterota bacterium harbors:
- a CDS encoding prepilin-type N-terminal cleavage/methylation domain-containing protein yields the protein MIIQFHNSSRGFTILEVLLVIAVIAILSAAGVSYFRSSIVEVAAGSTMKSFVADIEAARGRAIVGDRGMTWGVRAVPQNMTWEFYATTTRDLSAEVFQTETHMLPFGVSWLDPSSNPKSIEFAPLTGSASTTTFVLGYGTTRLQAVVNENGAVVVTRVES
- a CDS encoding type II secretion system F family protein translates to MPIYSYKAIKKGGTDAIGSIEAPSKDGAVALLLQRNLTPIEIKEMNEAISGFRRFSERAPTSADILFFIRNFGIALQAGVTVLNALALLAKDNKHSGMRDMIAGVEASVRGGATLSVAFTPYKEYFNPAFIGLLRSGEISGTLGKTLALISEYLKRDFGLRQRVRAALVYPLILVVGSLLVVLLLMVFVLPRLSGAFTQSGVTLPILTRIVLAISNLFAYSIWLDGIILLLITAVIVWFRKSPSGKSVFAQILERTPVARTVVHGVALVRFTRTLGNLLIAGIPMMEALETTAGSVGHLAMQRATLTTRTAVMGGAPLSVELEKYPELFPNIVVGLTRVGEETGKLGDILVEVSEFYDDEVDYLLRNMTTLLEPILLLAMGAVVGLISMSILLPIYQLMTKVA